The Sebastes fasciatus isolate fSebFas1 chromosome 4, fSebFas1.pri, whole genome shotgun sequence genome window below encodes:
- the LOC141766904 gene encoding myoD family inhibitor domain-containing protein-like, whose protein sequence is MSPGDHLPADGTEEQSNPTKGNASLNSAQEILSARDLVSRGNTIPTGLISTQPLPAAASPALEASQEAAGFKKPQCDLQKPTCPRCGLAVPDHGLHHLSPDLSRLQGSSLSVQSSSSKRSKRSGRSVAGSHRHTATPADCCLHLLLACLSCQCSVLLLGLLEACSSCLHALCCSCCCHACARCCSAIQEAPVEELNCPAHCHSVLFESCCEPTECLEFCLECCEICHRS, encoded by the exons ATGTCACCAGGAGACCATTTACCTGCGGACGGGACGGAGGAACAGAGCAACCCGACTAAAGGCAA TGCGTCTTTAAACTCAGCACAGGAAATCCTTTCAGCACGTGACCTTGTTAGCAGAGGAAATACCATCCCCACTGGCCTCATCAGCA CCCAGCCTCTGCCTGCTGCAGCCTCACCAGCATTAGAGGCCTCACAGGAGGCAGCAGGGTTTAAGAAGCCTCAGTGTGACCTCCAGAAGCCCACCTGCCCACGATGTGGCCTCGCAGTCCCAGACCACGGACTCCACCATCTCTCCCCGGACCTGAGCCGACTGCAGGGCTCCAGCCTGTCGgtgcaaagcagcagcagcaagaggAGCAAGAGGAGCGGTAGGAGCGTGGCCGGCTCACACCGACATACTGCTACACCTGCTG ACTGCTGTTTACACCTGCTGCTGGCGTGCCTGTCGTGCCAGTGCTCCGTGCTGCTCCTGGGTCTGCTGGAGGCCTGCTCCTCCTGCCTCCACGccctctgctgctcctgctgctgccacGCCTGCGCCCGCTGCTGCTCGGCCATCCAGGAGGCGCCCGTGGAGGAGCTCAACTGCCCCGCCCACTGCCACTCGGTGCTGTTCGAGTCTTGCTGCGAGCCGACCGAGTGTCTCGAGTTTTGCCTGGAGTGCTGCGAGATCTGCCATCGCAGCTAG